The Phoenix dactylifera cultivar Barhee BC4 chromosome 12, palm_55x_up_171113_PBpolish2nd_filt_p, whole genome shotgun sequence genome has a window encoding:
- the LOC103705890 gene encoding NAC domain-containing protein 100-like gives MGDVSVLVKEECMDLPPGFRFHPTDEEIITHYLSEKVMNPGFTARAIGEVDLNKCEPWDLPGKAKMGEKEWYFFCKKDRKYPTGVRTNRATEAGYWKATGKDKEIYRGKGILVGMKKTLVFYRGRAPKGETTNWVMHEFRLEGRTQYYSHQRTPKDEWAVCRVFHKSTGIKRSPMAELVRMNSFGDGIRDSLMDPSCFSSNNRPSSSYTTGEDGGSCRKIPTSNALMPSNFTMLGLEDPQYNSLMANGFPNTNNQEGTPMNFPRIPPQDPNVLLPGSANLGYLHQDQSITRTLSGANDVSNGLRRTCKVEQFSNSMASQDIGFSGDMNTETSPAISKHEMGGYRSYDFLDGLVAAGPVLDLDNLWKY, from the exons ATGGGAGACGTCTCAGTGCTGGTCAAGGAGGAATGCATGGACTTGCCCCCCGGCTTTAGATTTCATCCCACAGATGAAGAGATCATAACTCACTACCTCTCAGAGAAGGTTATGAATCCTGGCTTCACTGCAAGAGCTATAGGAGAGGTGGATTTGAACAAGTGTGAGCCTTGGGATCTTCCAG GCAAGGCTAAGATGGGAGAGAAGGAATGGTACTTCTTCTGTAAGAAGGACAGGAAGTACCCTACAGGCGTGAGGACAAATAGGGCCACAGAGGCTGGGTATTGGAAGGCCACAGGAAAGGATAAGGAGATCTATAGAGGGAAAGGGATCCTTGTTGGGATGAAGAAGACCTTGGTTTTCTACAGGGGAAGAGCTCCCAAAGGAGAGACGACCAACTGGGTCATGCATGAATTCAGACTCGAAGGCAGAACCCAATACTATAGCCACCAGAGAACTCCAAAG GATGAATGGGCTGTGTGCAGGGTGTTCCATAAGAGCACAGGAATCAAGAGAAGCCCGATGGCAGAGCTTGTGAGGATGAACTCATTTGGAGATGGTATTAGGGACTCTCTCATGGATCCTTCCTGCTTCAGTTCTAACAACAGGCCCAGTTCGAGCTATACCACTGGTGAAGATGGTGGCAGTTGTAGAAAGATTCCGACGAGCAACGCTTTGATGCCTTCCAACTTCACCATGTTGGGCTTAGAGGATCCACAATACAACAGCCTCATGGCTAATGGCTTCCCTAATACCAACAACCAAGAGGGCACGCCAATGAACTTCCCAAGAATCCCTCCTCAAGATCCCAATGTCTTGCTTCCAGGATCAGCGAACTTGGGGTACTTGCACCAGGATCAATCCATCACGAGAACTCTATCTGGGGCTAATGATGTATCCAATGGTTTGAGGCGTACTTGCAAGGTTGAGCAGTTCTCAAATTCAATGGCCTCACAGGACATAGGATTCAGCGGTGATATGAACACCGAGACATCCCCAGCCATATCCAAGCATGAGATGGGCGGCTACCGATCCTATGATTTTCTCGATGGTTTAGTTGCTGCTGGACCAGTTCTAGATTTGGACAATCTGTGGAAGTACTGA
- the LOC103705893 gene encoding NAC domain-containing protein 68-like: MGRRRDAEAELNLPPGFRFHPTDEELVLHYLCKKVAYQPLPVPIIAEVDLYKYDPWELPDKALFGRREWYFFTPRDRKYPNGSRPNRAAGKGYWKATGADKPVVPRGSARPLGIKKALVFYSGKAPRGLKTDWIMHEYRLAGTNRATNKGSLKLDEWVLCRLYNKKNTWEKMQQQKEEASFGETMDSLDDTGSDSFRTPESDIDNDVVLPDFDDMGRLGAYPSQASKGIQAARASSTAGSQLPAMEQRQKEENEWFMDLKLDDLQSSYMAFGSASAPDMLSQDYYTSNLPQLRSNQNDLPPF; encoded by the exons aTGGGAAGGAGGAGAGATGCTGAGGCCGAGCTCAACCTGCCACCCGGATTTCGGTTCCACCCGACCGACGAGGAGCTCGTCCTCCATTACCTCTGCAAGAAGGTGGCCTACCAGCCCCTGCCCGTGCCGATCATCGCCGAGGTCGATCTCTATAAGTACGACCCTTGGGAGCTTCCAG ACAAGGCGTTGTTCGGACGGAGGGAGTGGTATTTCTTCACCCCTCGCGATCGCAAGTACCCGAATGGCTCGAGGCCTAACAGGGCCGCCGGGAAGGGGTACTGGAAGGCGACGGGGGCCGATAAGCCCGTGGTGCCGAGGGGGAGCGCCAGGCCTCTGGGGATCAAGAAAGCGTTGGTGTTCTACTCTGGAAAGGCGCCGAGAGGACTCAAGACTGATTGGATCATGCATGAGTACAGGCTTGCCGGTACAAACCGAGCCACAAACAAGGGAAGCCTGAAG CTTGATGAATGGGTTCTATGCCGGCTGTACAACAAGAAGAACACCTGGGAGAAGATGCAACAACAAAAGGAGGAGGCATCATTTGGAGAGACGATGGATTCCTTGGATGACACCGGATCGGACAGCTTCAGGACACCTGAATCGGACATAGATAACGATGTCGTGCTCCCGGACTTCGATGATATGGGTCGGCTTGGAGCTTACCCATCCCAAGCTTCCAAAGGAATTCAAGCAGCAAGAGCCAGCAGCACAGCTGGGTCTCAGCTGCCAGCAATGGAGCAGCGTCAGAAAGAAGAGAACGAGTGGTTCATGGACTTGAAGCTGGATGACTTGCAGAGTTCGTACATGGCTTTTGGATCCGCATCTGCTCCCGATATGTTGAGCCAGGATTACTACACCTCAAACCTTCCACAACTGAGGTCGAACCAGAATGACCTGCCACCCTTTTAA